A part of Micromonospora chersina genomic DNA contains:
- a CDS encoding LLM class flavin-dependent oxidoreductase — protein MGRRPSPCSSVRMDQSTASRSSAMRSIYRRIHGRSRRGPGSWCSQRGPAVSSVGAVQIGVNVPNFGPGTDPDMLRQWAQTVEGLGFDLLMVSDHIAVTPDVAEQYPAPFYEPFTTLSWLAGVTRRVRLGTTVLIVPYRHPLLTARMAANLDRLSGGRLVLGVGVGWARQEFEALGVPFGRRGALTDEYLRAMHDAWRNAGDYDTAAIPIWVGGNSDAGIRRAVLLGDAWHPLRVTPRWLAEAAGRLKATADELGRPVPALMPRIALRETREAVTGADRLAGVGTIDQIIADLDQFRLLGAQTVVLDPFHGDLTEIRRPERAWRTLAAVAAYHRSQEDR, from the coding sequence ATGGGCAGGCGGCCGTCGCCCTGCAGCTCGGTCAGGATGGACCAATCGACGGCGTCAAGATCCTCGGCCATGCGGTCAATCTACCGGCGGATTCACGGCAGAAGCCGGCGAGGGCCGGGATCATGGTGTTCACAGCGGGGACCCGCCGTGAGTAGCGTGGGAGCCGTGCAGATCGGTGTGAACGTACCGAATTTCGGCCCGGGTACCGACCCCGACATGCTGCGGCAGTGGGCGCAGACGGTCGAGGGCCTGGGCTTCGACCTGCTGATGGTCTCCGACCACATCGCGGTGACCCCGGACGTGGCGGAGCAGTATCCGGCGCCGTTCTACGAGCCGTTCACCACGCTGTCGTGGCTGGCCGGGGTGACCCGCCGGGTCCGGCTGGGCACCACGGTGCTCATCGTGCCGTACCGGCACCCGCTACTCACCGCCCGGATGGCGGCGAACCTCGACCGGCTCAGCGGCGGCCGGCTCGTCCTCGGCGTCGGCGTCGGCTGGGCCCGGCAGGAGTTCGAGGCGCTCGGCGTGCCGTTCGGGCGACGCGGCGCGCTGACCGACGAGTACCTGCGCGCCATGCATGACGCCTGGCGGAACGCCGGCGACTACGACACGGCGGCGATCCCGATCTGGGTCGGCGGCAACAGTGACGCCGGCATCCGTCGCGCGGTGCTGCTCGGTGACGCCTGGCACCCGCTGCGGGTCACGCCCCGATGGCTGGCGGAGGCGGCCGGGCGGCTGAAGGCCACCGCCGACGAGTTGGGCCGCCCGGTGCCCGCCTTGATGCCGCGGATCGCGCTGCGGGAGACCCGGGAAGCGGTCACCGGCGCGGATCGGCTCGCCGGTGTCGGCACCATCGACCAGATCATCGCCGACCTCGACCAGTTCCGTCTGCTCGGCGCGCAGACGGTGGTGCTCGACCCGTTCCACGGTGACCTGACTGAGATCCGCCGGCCGGAACGCGCCTGGCGGACCCTTGCGGCCGTGGCCGCGTACCACAGATCCCAGGAGGACCGATGA
- a CDS encoding dihydrofolate reductase family protein translates to MGRFLYWMNVSLDLRIEQVPGDDGAGEWLRIDEELHREFNARARTLAGMVQGRVIYETMEEYWPRARDDASLPEVMREYGEIWTSAPKVLVSRTRRSAGHDTRVIGGDDAIEQLAALRAGTDGTLGVGGAALATQLLRAGLLDELLLFTHPAILGFGRPLFDDWDRPIELDLLEQRSFTNGVTMHHYAIREASSC, encoded by the coding sequence ATGGGCCGCTTCCTGTACTGGATGAACGTGTCCCTCGACCTGCGGATCGAGCAGGTTCCCGGTGATGACGGCGCCGGCGAGTGGCTGCGGATCGACGAGGAACTGCACCGGGAGTTCAACGCGCGGGCGCGAACGCTCGCGGGCATGGTCCAGGGGCGGGTCATCTACGAGACGATGGAGGAGTACTGGCCACGGGCGCGCGATGACGCGTCCCTGCCGGAGGTCATGCGCGAGTACGGCGAGATCTGGACCTCCGCGCCCAAGGTGCTGGTCTCCCGCACCCGCCGCAGCGCCGGTCACGACACCCGCGTCATCGGCGGGGACGACGCGATCGAGCAACTGGCCGCCCTCAGAGCCGGGACCGACGGCACCCTCGGTGTGGGTGGCGCGGCGCTCGCCACGCAGCTGCTCCGGGCGGGGCTCCTCGACGAACTGCTGCTCTTCACCCACCCGGCGATCCTCGGCTTCGGCCGGCCGCTGTTCGACGACTGGGACCGGCCGATCGAGCTCGACCTGCTCGAGCAGCGATCGTTCACGAACGGCGTCACGATGCACCACTACGCGATCCGGGAGGCGAGCTCGTGCTGA
- a CDS encoding winged helix-turn-helix transcriptional regulator → MEPRSGCPINAAVEVLGDRWALLVLRDIIFGDRRYFRALLTGSVEGIASNILADRLVRLVEAGLLTRGTAARGQRARYSLTEAGIRTLPVLYALGNWGLDWRPGTDDLQIRQQIMRDAGPAFIEELMDDLRVRHLDAPPKPGDGPGPLERLNAAYTAERERRDQGR, encoded by the coding sequence GTGGAACCACGGTCCGGGTGTCCGATCAACGCGGCCGTCGAAGTGCTCGGAGACCGATGGGCGCTGCTCGTGCTCCGCGACATCATCTTCGGCGACCGCCGCTACTTCCGGGCGCTGCTCACCGGGTCGGTCGAGGGCATCGCCTCGAACATCCTCGCCGACCGCCTCGTGCGGCTCGTCGAGGCGGGCCTCCTCACCCGCGGCACCGCGGCACGAGGGCAACGCGCCCGCTACAGCCTCACCGAAGCCGGCATCCGCACCCTTCCGGTCCTCTACGCGCTCGGCAACTGGGGCCTCGACTGGCGCCCAGGCACCGACGACCTCCAGATCCGGCAGCAGATCATGCGCGACGCGGGCCCGGCGTTCATCGAGGAACTCATGGACGACCTCCGGGTGCGCCACCTCGACGCCCCGCCGAAGCCCGGCGACGGCCCGGGCCCCCTCGAACGCCTGAACGCCGCCTACACCGCCGAGCGGGAACGCCGCGACCAGGGCCGGTAG
- a CDS encoding class I SAM-dependent methyltransferase, whose amino-acid sequence MTTATRHLGLGHGSAFGERGVAKRLGTLGRHTPLTGRRLLEIGCGDGTYTMRLVDAFAQIEAVDIQQDRLELFRERLAADPAAAQKINVRELSATELDYPDRSFDLVTAIEVVEHIDDLDAALRQVHRVLAPGGRLALTTPNRWFPFETHGFLIRGKRYRPARGPFLPWIVPLHRRLADARSFTARGLSAQLRRAGLEPVAMDYIMPPFDRSGFGRRIRPLTDGIERSPLKFFGMALAVVARRPD is encoded by the coding sequence GTGACCACTGCGACGCGACACCTGGGACTGGGGCACGGTAGCGCGTTCGGCGAGCGCGGGGTGGCCAAGCGGTTGGGCACGCTGGGCCGGCACACCCCACTGACCGGGCGGCGGCTGCTGGAGATCGGCTGCGGGGACGGCACCTACACGATGCGTTTGGTCGACGCCTTCGCGCAGATCGAGGCGGTCGACATCCAACAGGATCGGCTGGAGCTGTTCCGGGAGCGGCTGGCCGCCGACCCGGCGGCGGCTCAGAAGATCAACGTGCGCGAGCTGTCCGCCACCGAGCTGGACTACCCGGACAGGAGCTTCGACCTGGTCACCGCCATCGAGGTGGTGGAACACATCGACGACCTGGACGCCGCTCTCCGGCAGGTGCACCGGGTGCTCGCCCCCGGCGGCCGCCTCGCGCTGACCACGCCCAACCGGTGGTTCCCCTTCGAGACCCACGGTTTCCTCATCCGCGGGAAGCGTTACCGGCCGGCGCGTGGTCCGTTCCTGCCGTGGATCGTGCCGCTGCACCGGCGGCTGGCCGACGCCCGCTCCTTCACCGCCCGTGGCCTGTCCGCGCAACTACGCCGGGCCGGGCTGGAGCCGGTGGCGATGGACTACATCATGCCGCCGTTCGACCGGTCCGGCTTCGGGCGTCGCATCCGGCCGCTGACCGACGGGATCGAGCGGTCGCCGTTGAAGTTCTTCGGCATGGCCCTGGCGGTGGTCGCCCGCCGACCGGACTGA
- a CDS encoding Lrp/AsnC family transcriptional regulator codes for MAEDLDAVDWSILTELQGDGRLPITELSRRVRLSASATTERVRRLEATGVITGYRAEVDLAKAGFPVLAVVRLKYPGSRHEPLHKLLERRSEILECLRTTGDDCYVLKVAATSMAHLEQLVNELASFGSTTTNVVYSATLPYRGPRPTPPRP; via the coding sequence ATGGCCGAGGATCTTGACGCCGTCGATTGGTCCATCCTGACCGAGCTGCAGGGCGACGGCCGCCTGCCCATCACCGAGCTCAGCCGACGGGTCAGGCTGAGCGCGTCGGCCACCACCGAACGGGTGAGGCGGCTGGAGGCCACCGGCGTGATCACCGGCTACCGCGCCGAGGTCGACCTCGCCAAGGCGGGCTTCCCCGTGCTCGCGGTGGTCCGGCTGAAGTATCCCGGCAGCCGGCACGAACCGCTGCACAAGCTGCTGGAGCGACGGTCGGAGATCCTGGAGTGCCTGCGCACCACAGGAGACGACTGCTACGTGCTGAAGGTGGCCGCGACGTCGATGGCGCACCTCGAACAGCTCGTCAACGAACTCGCCTCGTTCGGCAGCACCACCACCAACGTCGTCTACAGCGCCACCCTGCCCTACCGCGGCCCGCGCCCCACACCACCCCGCCCATGA
- a CDS encoding glycoside hydrolase family 15 protein, whose protein sequence is MQSYPAVEDHGLIGDLQTAALITKDGTLDWFCAPRFDSPSIFGGLLDRRRGGYFQLSPDGVDYTSKQLYLPGTPILITRFLSADGVGELVDFMPVTGDRATDNHRLVRMLRMVRGSMRFRLECRPRFNYGRDRHELEVHPNGTVFRAPGISLTVHPIRYDERLSEEHERARTEEGVHLVATLHEGEAGGVILETGCPGPPRFCPPEEARELLEQTRDFWRAWVGRSCYRGRWREMVERSAMTLKLMTYAPTGALIAAPTAGLPEQVGGERNWDYRYTWLRDASFSVHALLSLGFTDEAWQYQHWVDDRIREAEGGGVPLQIMYRVDGSPDLTEEVLDHLEGYRGSTPVRIGNGAANQLQLDIYGEMLNSLYLANEHGLKGSHAAWRSLVRIMDWLCAHWDQPEDGIWETRGGRQDFTYGRLMSWVALDRAVRLADRCGRPADTARWTDTRNRIYEQIMARGYHSGRRAFVQHYATDVLDASLLAMPSLGLLAPTDPMWQSTLRAIDGELVSDSLVYRYDPAATSDGLAGRESTFTMCTFWYVQALAESGRLDDAQLTFEKMLTYSNQLGLYSEEITPAGEQAGNFPQAFSHLALISTAANLDRLLDAHG, encoded by the coding sequence GTGCAGTCGTACCCCGCGGTGGAGGACCACGGCCTGATCGGCGACCTCCAGACGGCGGCGCTGATCACCAAGGACGGCACGCTGGACTGGTTCTGCGCACCCCGGTTCGACTCGCCGAGCATCTTCGGCGGGCTGCTCGACCGGCGTCGCGGCGGCTACTTCCAGCTCTCACCCGACGGCGTCGACTACACCAGCAAGCAGCTCTACCTGCCGGGGACGCCGATCCTCATCACCCGTTTCCTGAGCGCGGACGGGGTGGGCGAGCTGGTGGACTTCATGCCGGTCACGGGTGACCGGGCCACCGACAACCACCGCCTGGTCCGGATGCTGCGGATGGTGCGCGGCAGCATGCGGTTCCGGTTGGAGTGCCGTCCCCGGTTCAACTACGGGCGGGACCGGCACGAGCTGGAGGTCCACCCGAACGGCACCGTCTTCCGCGCTCCCGGGATCTCGCTCACCGTGCATCCCATCCGGTACGACGAGCGCCTCTCCGAGGAGCACGAGCGCGCACGGACCGAGGAGGGCGTCCACCTGGTCGCCACCCTGCACGAGGGCGAGGCCGGCGGCGTGATCCTGGAGACCGGGTGCCCGGGCCCGCCGCGCTTCTGTCCGCCAGAGGAGGCGCGCGAGCTGCTCGAACAGACGCGCGACTTCTGGCGGGCGTGGGTCGGCCGCTCCTGCTACAGGGGACGGTGGCGGGAGATGGTCGAGCGGTCGGCCATGACGCTCAAGCTCATGACGTACGCGCCGACCGGCGCCCTGATCGCCGCCCCCACCGCCGGGCTGCCCGAACAGGTGGGCGGAGAACGCAACTGGGACTACCGCTACACCTGGCTCCGGGACGCGTCCTTCTCGGTGCACGCCCTGCTCAGCCTGGGCTTCACCGACGAGGCGTGGCAGTACCAGCACTGGGTCGACGACCGGATCCGGGAGGCCGAGGGCGGGGGAGTGCCGTTGCAGATCATGTACCGGGTCGACGGCTCACCGGACCTCACCGAGGAGGTGCTCGACCACCTCGAGGGCTACCGCGGGTCCACCCCGGTGCGCATCGGCAACGGCGCGGCGAACCAACTGCAACTCGACATCTACGGCGAGATGCTCAACTCCCTGTACCTCGCCAACGAGCACGGCCTGAAGGGCTCGCACGCGGCCTGGCGGAGCCTCGTCCGGATAATGGACTGGCTCTGCGCCCACTGGGACCAGCCCGAGGACGGGATCTGGGAGACGCGAGGCGGTCGGCAGGACTTCACCTACGGGCGGCTGATGTCCTGGGTGGCCCTGGACCGGGCCGTCCGGCTGGCCGACCGGTGCGGGCGTCCCGCCGACACCGCCCGCTGGACCGACACCCGGAACCGGATCTACGAGCAGATCATGGCGCGCGGCTACCACTCCGGACGCCGGGCCTTCGTCCAGCACTACGCCACCGACGTGCTCGACGCCTCCCTGCTCGCCATGCCCTCGCTCGGCCTCCTGGCGCCCACCGATCCGATGTGGCAGTCGACGCTGCGGGCGATCGACGGCGAACTGGTCTCCGACAGCCTGGTCTACCGCTACGACCCGGCCGCCACGTCGGACGGCCTCGCCGGCCGGGAGAGCACCTTCACCATGTGCACCTTCTGGTACGTGCAGGCCCTGGCGGAGTCCGGACGGCTCGACGACGCCCAGTTGACCTTCGAGAAGATGCTCACCTACAGCAACCAACTCGGCCTCTACTCCGAGGAGATCACCCCCGCCGGGGAGCAGGCCGGCAACTTCCCGCAGGCGTTCAGCCACCTCGCGCTCATCAGCACCGCGGCGAACCTGGACCGACTCCTCGACGCCCACGGCTGA
- the metH gene encoding methionine synthase, whose product MRTSLLDVLADRILIADGAMGTMLQAADLTLDDFDGLEGCNEILNVTRPDVVRSVHEAYLAAGADCVETNTFGANLPNLAEYGIAERIRELSEAGARLAREAADAYATPEQPRFVLGSMGPGTKLPTLGHASYASLRDAYQENAAGLIAGGADALIIETCQDLLQVKAAVVGSKRARAELGRDVPIICQVAVETTGTMLLGSEIGAALTAIEPLGVDLIGLNCSTGPAEMGEHLRYLSQHARIPVSVMPNAGLPVLTADGAYFPLSPVELADALEQFVTDYGVALVGGCCGTTPEHIRVLVERLRGRRPVAREPRPEAGVASIYHHVPFAQDASILMVGERTNANGSKAFREAMLAADWQACVEIARGQARDGSHLLDLCVDYVGRDGTQDMRELAGRFATASTLPIMLDSTEPAVVEAGLEMLGGRCVVNSVNFEDGDGPESRYARVMPVVREHGAAVVALLIDEEGQARTRDWKVRVACRLIDDLTGRWGLRREDILIDALTFPIATGQEETRRDGIETIEAIREIAARYPGVNFTLGISNVSFGLNPAARQVLNSVFLHECAQAGLTSAIVHASKILPMSKIPDEQREIALDLVYDRRREGYDPVQRFIEVFEGVDAASARATRAEELAALPLDERLKRRIIDGERNGLEVDLDTAMAEGRAPLSIINDLLLDGMKVVGELFGSGQMQLPFVLQSAEVMKTAVAYLEPHMEKTDDDGKGRIVLATVKGDVHDIGKNLVDIILSNNGYDVVNIGIKQPINAILDAAEEHRADAIGMSGLLVKSTVIMKENLAEMASRGVAERWPVLLGGAALTRAYVEDDLRSVFPGQVHYARDAFEGLSLMDRVMAAKRGGAPVVDPEREAALAARRERRERQRALVREALPELDDASVRSDVAVDVEVPTPPFFGTRVVKGVPLADYAALLDERATFLGQWGLRGARGGKGPSYEELVETEGRPRLRYWLDRLIADQVLEAAVVYGYFPAYSEGNDLVVLDENGHAERARFSFPRQRQERRLCLADFFRPKGEQLDVVALQLVTVGQPISEYTAKMFAGNEYRDYLEVHGLSVQLTEALAEYWHRRIRAELALPGGRTVADEDPRDLAGLLRTDYRGCRYAFGYPACPDLEDRAKIVELLGAERINVQLSEEFQLVPEQATDAIVVHHPEANYFNAK is encoded by the coding sequence GTGCGGACTTCGTTGCTCGATGTGCTGGCGGACCGGATCCTCATCGCCGACGGGGCGATGGGGACGATGCTGCAGGCGGCCGACCTGACCCTTGACGACTTCGACGGCCTCGAAGGCTGCAACGAGATCCTCAACGTCACCCGGCCGGACGTGGTCCGGAGCGTGCACGAGGCCTACCTGGCCGCCGGCGCGGACTGCGTGGAGACCAACACCTTCGGCGCCAACCTGCCCAACCTCGCCGAGTACGGCATCGCGGAGCGGATCCGCGAGCTGTCCGAGGCCGGCGCGCGGCTCGCCCGGGAGGCCGCCGACGCGTACGCGACGCCGGAGCAGCCCCGGTTCGTGCTCGGTTCGATGGGCCCCGGCACCAAGCTGCCCACCCTCGGGCACGCGTCGTACGCCAGCCTGCGGGACGCGTACCAGGAGAACGCCGCCGGCCTCATCGCCGGCGGGGCGGACGCGCTGATCATCGAGACCTGTCAGGACCTGCTCCAGGTCAAGGCCGCCGTGGTCGGGTCGAAGCGGGCCCGGGCCGAGCTGGGGCGGGACGTCCCGATCATCTGCCAGGTGGCCGTGGAGACCACCGGCACCATGCTGCTGGGCAGCGAGATCGGGGCGGCGCTGACCGCCATCGAGCCGCTCGGCGTCGACCTGATCGGCCTCAACTGCTCGACCGGCCCGGCGGAGATGGGCGAGCACCTGCGCTACCTGTCCCAGCACGCGCGCATCCCGGTCTCGGTGATGCCGAACGCCGGCCTGCCCGTGCTGACCGCCGACGGCGCCTACTTCCCGCTGAGCCCGGTCGAGCTTGCCGACGCCCTGGAGCAGTTCGTCACCGACTACGGCGTGGCCCTCGTGGGCGGCTGCTGCGGCACCACCCCGGAGCACATCCGGGTGCTGGTCGAGCGGCTGCGCGGGCGGCGGCCGGTGGCCCGGGAGCCGCGCCCCGAGGCGGGCGTCGCCTCGATCTACCACCACGTGCCGTTCGCCCAGGACGCCAGCATCCTGATGGTGGGGGAGCGGACCAACGCCAACGGCTCCAAGGCGTTCCGCGAGGCGATGCTCGCGGCCGACTGGCAGGCCTGTGTGGAGATCGCCCGCGGCCAGGCCCGGGACGGCTCGCACCTGCTGGACCTGTGCGTCGACTACGTCGGCCGGGACGGCACGCAGGACATGCGCGAGCTGGCCGGCCGGTTCGCCACCGCCTCCACCCTGCCGATCATGCTGGACTCGACCGAGCCGGCCGTGGTCGAGGCGGGGCTGGAGATGCTCGGCGGCCGGTGCGTGGTCAACTCGGTGAACTTCGAGGACGGCGACGGCCCGGAGTCCCGCTACGCGCGGGTCATGCCGGTGGTCCGGGAGCACGGCGCCGCCGTGGTGGCGCTGCTCATCGACGAGGAGGGCCAGGCCCGCACCCGGGACTGGAAGGTACGCGTGGCGTGCCGGCTGATCGACGACCTGACCGGCCGGTGGGGGCTGCGCCGGGAGGACATCCTCATCGACGCGCTGACCTTCCCGATCGCCACCGGCCAGGAGGAGACCCGCCGCGACGGGATCGAGACCATCGAGGCGATCCGTGAGATCGCCGCCCGCTACCCGGGCGTCAACTTCACGCTGGGCATCTCGAACGTCTCCTTCGGCCTGAACCCGGCGGCCCGGCAGGTGCTCAACTCGGTGTTCCTGCACGAGTGCGCGCAGGCCGGCCTCACCTCGGCGATCGTGCACGCCAGCAAGATCCTGCCGATGTCGAAGATCCCCGACGAGCAGCGCGAGATCGCGCTCGACCTGGTCTACGACCGGCGCCGCGAGGGCTACGACCCGGTGCAGCGGTTCATCGAGGTCTTCGAGGGCGTCGACGCCGCCTCGGCGCGGGCCACCCGGGCCGAGGAACTCGCCGCGCTGCCGCTGGACGAGCGGCTCAAGCGGCGGATCATCGACGGCGAGCGCAACGGCCTGGAGGTCGACCTGGACACGGCGATGGCGGAGGGTCGCGCGCCGCTGTCCATCATCAACGACCTGCTGCTGGACGGCATGAAGGTGGTCGGTGAGCTGTTCGGCTCCGGCCAGATGCAGCTGCCGTTCGTGCTCCAGTCCGCCGAGGTGATGAAGACCGCGGTGGCGTACCTGGAGCCGCACATGGAGAAGACCGACGACGACGGCAAGGGGCGGATCGTCCTGGCCACGGTCAAGGGCGACGTGCACGACATCGGCAAGAACCTGGTGGACATCATCCTGTCCAACAACGGCTACGACGTCGTCAACATCGGCATCAAGCAGCCGATCAACGCGATCCTCGACGCCGCCGAGGAGCACCGGGCCGACGCCATCGGCATGTCCGGGCTGCTGGTCAAGAGCACGGTCATCATGAAGGAGAACCTGGCCGAGATGGCCTCGCGCGGGGTGGCCGAGCGCTGGCCGGTGCTGCTCGGCGGCGCGGCGCTCACCCGGGCGTACGTGGAGGACGACCTGCGTTCGGTGTTCCCCGGGCAGGTGCACTACGCGCGGGACGCGTTCGAGGGGCTGTCCCTGATGGACCGGGTGATGGCCGCGAAGCGGGGCGGCGCGCCGGTGGTCGACCCGGAGCGGGAGGCCGCCCTGGCGGCCCGCCGGGAGCGCCGGGAGCGGCAGCGGGCCCTGGTCCGTGAGGCGCTGCCGGAGCTGGACGACGCCTCGGTCCGCTCGGACGTGGCCGTCGACGTGGAGGTGCCCACCCCGCCGTTCTTCGGCACCCGGGTGGTCAAGGGTGTGCCGCTGGCCGACTACGCGGCGCTGCTCGACGAGCGGGCGACCTTCCTGGGCCAGTGGGGGCTGCGCGGCGCCCGGGGCGGCAAGGGCCCGTCGTACGAGGAACTGGTGGAGACCGAGGGCCGGCCGCGGCTGCGCTACTGGCTGGACCGGCTCATCGCCGACCAGGTCCTGGAGGCGGCCGTGGTGTACGGCTACTTCCCGGCGTACTCCGAGGGCAACGACCTGGTGGTGCTGGACGAGAACGGGCACGCCGAGCGGGCGCGGTTCTCGTTCCCGAGGCAGCGGCAGGAGCGCCGGCTGTGCCTGGCCGACTTCTTCCGGCCGAAGGGCGAGCAGCTGGACGTTGTGGCGTTGCAGCTGGTCACCGTCGGGCAGCCGATCAGTGAGTACACGGCGAAGATGTTCGCCGGCAACGAGTACCGCGACTACCTGGAGGTGCACGGCCTGTCGGTGCAGCTCACCGAGGCGCTGGCCGAGTACTGGCACCGGCGGATCCGCGCCGAGCTGGCGCTGCCGGGCGGGCGTACGGTCGCCGACGAGGATCCGAGGGACCTGGCCGGCCTGCTGCGCACCGACTACCGGGGCTGCCGGTACGCGTTCGGCTACCCGGCCTGCCCCGACCTGGAGGACCGGGCGAAGATCGTGGAGCTGCTCGGGGCCGAGCGGATCAACGTGCAGCTCTCGGAGGAGTTCCAGCTCGTCCCCGAGCAGGCCACCGACGCGATCGTCGTCCACCACCCCGAGGCCAACTACTTCAACGCCAAGTGA
- a CDS encoding HNH endonuclease family protein yields MTRTLRATAISLAAILAATLGLTQPAWAASYSASLTTAVAGLPVATEVRTGYSRDLFPHWIDADGDGCNTRNEVLYAEATTKPTISGTCTLSGGRWYSYYDNAYWTLTGDLDIDHMVPLAEAWDSGARNWTTSRRQAYANDLGDSRALAAVTDNVNQAKGDQDPATWLPPYASARCRYIGEWVAVKLRWRLTVDSAEKSALTSWANNCPATTISVTYAY; encoded by the coding sequence ATGACCCGCACGCTGCGCGCCACGGCCATCAGCCTCGCCGCGATCCTGGCCGCCACCCTCGGCCTCACCCAGCCCGCCTGGGCCGCCAGCTACTCCGCCTCCCTGACCACCGCCGTCGCCGGCCTGCCCGTGGCCACCGAGGTCCGCACCGGCTACAGCCGCGACCTCTTCCCACACTGGATCGACGCCGACGGCGACGGCTGCAACACCCGCAACGAGGTCCTCTACGCCGAGGCCACCACCAAGCCCACGATCAGCGGCACCTGCACCCTCTCCGGCGGCCGCTGGTACTCCTACTACGACAACGCCTACTGGACGCTCACCGGCGACCTCGACATCGACCACATGGTCCCGCTCGCCGAGGCCTGGGACTCCGGCGCCCGCAACTGGACCACCAGCCGCCGCCAGGCGTACGCCAACGACCTGGGCGACTCCCGCGCGCTCGCCGCGGTCACCGACAACGTCAACCAGGCCAAGGGCGACCAGGACCCGGCCACCTGGCTGCCGCCGTACGCCTCCGCCCGCTGCCGCTACATCGGCGAATGGGTCGCCGTGAAGCTCCGGTGGCGGCTCACCGTGGACAGCGCGGAGAAGAGCGCCCTGACCAGTTGGGCCAACAACTGCCCCGCCACGACCATCTCCGTCACCTACGCCTACTGA
- a CDS encoding MBL fold metallo-hydrolase, which produces MLRQVADGVLVHESAFLQSNTVVVQGDAGVLLVDPGLQDHELACLVNDLSAPGRTVVAGFSTHPDWDHLLWHAQLGDAPRYGTARCAAAVQEQLSDPDIKARITEHLAETEIAGRVPLDRYGLVTALPAGAARIPWDGPDVRIIEHQAHAPGHAALFVEERGVLVAGDMLSDVLVPMLDLDGAADPVEDYLAALRLLEGVAAGVDVVIPGHGSVGGAGEVRERIERDRAYVLALRDGREPVDPRIGASAKPGWEWVSDLHHGQAQALAAAAGAARRV; this is translated from the coding sequence GTGCTGAGGCAGGTCGCGGACGGCGTGCTGGTCCACGAGAGCGCATTCCTCCAGAGCAACACCGTCGTCGTGCAGGGCGACGCCGGGGTGTTGCTCGTCGACCCCGGGTTGCAGGACCACGAACTGGCCTGCCTCGTGAACGACCTGTCGGCACCGGGCCGCACCGTCGTGGCGGGCTTCTCGACGCATCCGGACTGGGACCACCTGCTCTGGCACGCACAGCTCGGTGACGCGCCGCGTTACGGCACGGCCCGCTGCGCGGCCGCCGTCCAGGAACAACTGTCCGACCCGGACATCAAGGCCCGCATCACCGAGCACCTGGCCGAGACGGAGATCGCCGGGCGGGTCCCGCTGGACCGGTACGGTCTCGTCACCGCCCTGCCCGCCGGTGCGGCGCGGATTCCCTGGGACGGCCCCGACGTCCGGATCATCGAGCATCAGGCGCACGCGCCGGGCCACGCGGCGCTGTTCGTCGAGGAGCGCGGCGTTCTCGTCGCCGGCGACATGCTCTCCGACGTCCTGGTCCCGATGCTCGACCTGGACGGCGCCGCCGACCCGGTCGAGGACTACCTCGCGGCGTTGCGGCTGCTGGAGGGCGTGGCGGCCGGCGTCGACGTCGTCATCCCCGGCCACGGGTCGGTCGGCGGAGCCGGTGAGGTGCGCGAACGGATCGAGCGGGACCGGGCGTACGTGCTCGCCCTGCGTGACGGCCGCGAGCCCGTCGACCCGCGGATCGGCGCCTCGGCCAAGCCCGGCTGGGAGTGGGTGAGCGACCTGCACCACGGGCAGGCCCAGGCACTGGCCGCTGCTGCTGGGGCGGCGCGCCGGGTCTGA
- a CDS encoding nucleoside deaminase: MTPDDEKFLRRAVELASMAGASGERPFGSLLVGADGAVLVEDHNTVVSDSDITAHPELKLARWAARELAPDVAAGTTMFTSCQPCPMCETAIARSGLGRVVYALSAEQFEEVKPATPPLPPVRYEGPALFDEARRPIDDYY; this comes from the coding sequence ATGACTCCCGACGACGAGAAGTTTCTCCGCCGTGCCGTGGAACTGGCCAGCATGGCCGGGGCGTCCGGCGAGCGGCCGTTCGGCTCGTTGCTGGTCGGCGCTGACGGCGCCGTGCTGGTCGAGGACCACAACACCGTGGTCTCCGACTCCGACATCACCGCCCACCCGGAGTTGAAGCTGGCCCGCTGGGCTGCTCGGGAACTCGCCCCGGACGTGGCGGCCGGCACCACGATGTTCACCAGTTGCCAGCCCTGCCCGATGTGCGAGACCGCGATCGCCCGGTCCGGCCTCGGTCGGGTGGTGTACGCCCTGTCCGCGGAGCAGTTCGAGGAGGTCAAGCCGGCCACCCCGCCGCTGCCTCCGGTGCGGTACGAGGGGCCGGCGCTGTTCGACGAGGCGCGCCGGCCGATCGACGACTACTACTAG